In Gadus chalcogrammus isolate NIFS_2021 chromosome 13, NIFS_Gcha_1.0, whole genome shotgun sequence, a single genomic region encodes these proteins:
- the LOC130402096 gene encoding transcription factor HES-5-like: MAPTITSAMTSSQDHLTVTHKIRKPLVEKLRRERINSSIEQLKSLLGPEFLKQEPDSKMEKADILMTVDFLRQLQLSRHGNSVTGLTAANQGHSRCVQEVVHFLSKDEVKTLSNRRMLDHFQNLRTSSDTRLTERGSIQLSSPLKNNITKEKSSVNSAVWRPW; encoded by the exons ATGGCTCCTACAATCACTTCAGCAATGACTTCTTCCCAGGACCACCTAACCGTGACCCACAAG ATCAGAAAACCACTGGTGGAAAAGCTACGCAGAGAGCGAATCAACAGCAGCATTGAGCAGCTCAAGTCTCTGCTGGGTCCAGAGTTCCTCAAACAAGAACCTGACTCCAAGATGGAGAAAGCAGACATTCTGATGACAGTTGACTTCTTGAGACAACTGCAGCTCTCTCGCCATGGAAACTCTGTCACAGGTTTAACAGCTGCCAACCAGGGTCACTCCAGGTGTGTCCAGGAGGTGGTCCACTTCCTGTCTAAGGATGAGGTGAAGACACTGTCCAACAGAAGAATGTTGGATCACTTCCAGAACCTTCGGACCTCCTCTGATACAAGGCTGACTGAGAGAGGTTCAATTCAGCTGAGCTCTCCACTCAAGAACAATATCACCAAAGAGAAGAGTTCAGTTAACAGTGCCGTCTGGAGGCCCTGGTAG
- the LOC130402094 gene encoding transcription factor HES-5-like yields MAPTITSAMTSSQDHLTLTHKIRKPLVEKLRRERISSSIEQLKSLLGPEFLKQEPDSKMEKADILEMTVDFLRQLQLSRHGNSVTGLTAANQGHSRCVQEVVHFLSKDEVKTLANRRMLDHFQNLRTSSDTRLTERGSIQLSSPLKNNITKEKSSVNRAVWRPW; encoded by the exons ATGGCTCCTACAATCACTTCAGCAATGACTTCTTCCCAGGaccacctaaccctgacccacaAG aTCAGAAAACCACTGGTGGAAAAGCTACGCAGAGAGCGAATCAGTAGCAGCATTGAGCAGCTCAAGTCTCTGCTAGGTCCAGAGTTCCTCAAACAAGAACCTGACTCCAAGATGGAGAAAGCAGACATTCTGGAGATGACAGTTGACTTCCTGAGACAACTGCAGCTCTCTCGCCATGGAAACTCTGTCACAGGTTTAACAGCTGCCAACCAGGGTCACTCCAGGTGTGTCCAGGAGGTGGTCCACTTCCTGTCTAAGGATGAGGTGAAGACACTGGCCAACAGAAGAATGTTGGATCACTTCCAGAACCTTCGGACCTCCTCTGATACAAGGCTGACTGAGAGAGGTTCAATTCAGCTGAGCTCTCCACTCAAGAACAATATCACCAAAGAGAAGAGTTCAGTTAACCGGGCCGTCTGGAGGCCCTGGTAG